TGTTTTAATAATCGGGGGCTGTTGTAAGAAAGCTCATAAGGGAACGGCACGCTTGTTTAGTTATTTTTTGGGGCAAGTTGTTCTTGAGTAGGAGAAGCAGGGGTGCTGGGGGAGACAAAAAATAAATGTATTTAAGGTGATTAAGGTAGTAACAGTTACAGTCAATTACTGTTTGCTCACCCAGCATAAATAGCTTTACAAGCGTGCCACTCAGCTCATAATGCTTACACTGAAATTTGTAGACTGTCAGCATCTTATGAGCGAATAATTAAAAGATATCCTAAGCATCTGTCATAGGTTAAAAAAATGTACATTTTCTCAATATTCCCTAAGAATTAAATAATTATTCTAAAAATTTAGAATCAAGAAAACTCTTGCAAAACTTTTTTGCGGTATTATAAAAACTTTGGTATTTTTGCTTAGTAATCTTTAAATATTGCCAAGCCAGATAACTATCTTCCACGCAATTTCAATGGCTTACAGCGGCTAGCCGTAATCAGAATTTCTCACAAGTGAGCAAAAACCTTGGTGTGAGCAGTGAGAAATACTTATAGTAGAATTCAGGAGTCATAATTCAGAAGGGAAATAGGTTTTATACCTGACCTTAAGACCTATGTTGTGTACTTTATCAAATTGAGATATTGTAATTCAATTCTTATTTGCTTTGTTAAATATGTAGCTAATCTTTCTGCTGTCTATTTACCAGATTTATAACTAAAATTTAATAGCTATTTATAGCAAGTTGCACATAGGTAATCTACAAAAAGAATAATTAACTATAGATGGACACAGATACTCGTATGGACACGGGGATTGCCGTATGCGTAATTCAAATGACAATCGCTATATCAACTATTTTGATAACAGTTAAATCTACTCAATAATAACTTTTTTTTGATACTCGTACTCTTGTTTGTTATGTAAAATCAATACTCTTCGTAAGAAGTTTGGAAGACATTTGTAACTGCAAATAAGTAAGTCGACGCTAATATTTCCTATGATGTTAATAAATCTCATCAATGTTGTAGGGTGTGTTAACGCGACAGCGTAAAGCACCTATAATCTCTTAGGCGGTGCGTTATACCAATTCAATTAATGATTGCAACAAATCCTTGGGTGAAGACGCGATGAATCACGTCTCTACAGCATGGTTTATTTGTCACATTCTTTTTTCAAATTGGTATTAGGCTTAACGCCATAACGCACCCTACGCTCATTGGTTGGATATTTTTTTAATTGGAAGTCCCTAAAACAGGTTGTTTGGTTAGCTTTAATAGACCTCTTGCAAAAGTTCCTAACACCTCACCCCCAACGCCTCCCCTTGGTAAGGGGAGGGGAGCGTTTGCGTCAGCAAATGCGGGGTGGGGTTCTTTATTTTTGATTTATACAAGACGTCTAATGGCTAGTTTGTGTACTTCACCAAATTTAAAACTGCTGTACATTAATTTTACAGATTAATGTCAGCCGATACATTTCTACTCCCTACTCCCTACCCCGAAGTTACTGCCGTCCTTTTTGTATTAAGTTAACAATCGTGGCAATTAACTGAGTTGGATCTATCGGCTTGGCAATATGCGCTTGAAAACCTGCTTTTATAGCTTGCTGTTCGTTGCCTTCTCCAGCATAAGCCGTCAGAGCGATCGCCGGAATTTGTCCTCCTTCCTCTAGAGAGAGTAACCTGATTTGCCTCAGTAGCATATAACCATCCATTTCTGGCATTCCAATATCACTCACTAGCAAATCTGGTTTTAACTGTACGAGGGTTGTTAGTGCCTCTGTTGCTGATGATACTGCGCTAACTTTTGCTCCACAATCTTCTAGCACGAAGGTAACTAAATCTAGAGAATCAGGATCGTCATCGACAACTAAGATTTGAATACCATTAAAAGCTGAAGTCCAGGAAGTTGTAGCATACGTTTCTTCACTACTCACCTGTGTTTCGCTCAGTATCACAGGTAACTTGACAATGAAAGTTGCCCCCTTTCCCTCTCCTAAACTTTCTGCTAAGACAGTACCACCATGCATTTCTACTAAATAACGAACAATTGCCAGCCCCAACCCCAGCCCGCCAAATTTTCTTGTCATTGAACTATCAGCTTGACGGAAGGTGTCAAATACATAAGGAAGAAAATCTCGGCTGATTCCTTTTCCTGTATCCCGCACCAAAATTTGAGCTAGAGAACCAACTTGTTGCAAATAAACTTCAACTTGCCCTCCGTCTGGAGTGAACTTAATAGCGTTGGAGAGCAAATTCCATACAACTTGCTGCAAGCGTCCTGCATCACCAAAAACTTGACCTACACTAGGTTCAAGTTCAGAACGAATTTGAATTGCTTTTGCTTCAGCCGACAGCCGCACCGTTTCCAAAGCATTTCTAATGCTGTTTGCTAAATCAACTGGGCAAACGTTGAGACTTAGCTTACCTTGCAAAATGCGGGAAATATCCAGCAAATCTTCAATGAGTTTCGTTTGTAACTGAGCATTACGTTCAATGGTTTCTAGGGCAAAAGCAGTTTTTTGTGGATCAAGTTTGTTGCTACGTAGGAGTTTTGCCCAACCCAAAATGGGGTTGAGTGGTGTCCTAATTTCGTGAGATAGAACAGCCAGAAACTCATCTTTAATTCGATTAGCATCTATTGCTTGCTTGTAAAGCCGAGCGTTATCAATTGCAGTAGCTACTCGGTGAGCTAGGGCTTCTGCCATAGCCAAATTTGTTTTACTGTAGCGTCGGTTTGGTTCGGTGGTGAAAAAAGCAATTGCGCCTAGCTTGCGGTCACGAGCAACTAGCGGCGCTATCATATAAGATTGAACATTTAGTTGACGCATCAGCCGCAGAGATTCCGTATCTTGCTTCGTTGCTTGTAAAAATGCGTTTGGCGCATCAGTAACTAACTCTGGCTCTAGAGTCTGGAGAACTTTTTGTATGCCAAAATCAGCGTCAATTGAGGTGGAATAAAGCCGTCTCAGCACAATCGCTAGCGCTTCTATTTCTGGAGTAGCAGCAGCAATGACTGGTTCTTCAAATACTTTAGGATTGGTTTCTTCGACAACATCAATAAAACAGCAATCAGCTAAAGTAGGAATGACTAAGTTCGCTAAGTTTGTCAGCGTCGTGCGATAGTCGAGGGAAGAAACTAGCAGTCGGCTGGCTTCAGACAGTAAACTGTAGTTTTGCTTTTCAGCCTCAGCTTCCATGCGAGCAGCTTTTTCCCGAAGCAGTAATTGCTCTCGTTCTAACTCACCTCGTTTGCGATCGCTGATATCCTCGATTAAACCATCGATGATGGTGTTACCATCTATTTTTGTAAAAGTCTTGTTAACACGTACCCAAATCAAACTACCATCTGCTCGTCGCAATTGTACTTCGCGATCGCTCACTTCACCATTTTGTCGCAGTTGTCTGAGCAACTCGGTATAGTCTTCTGGCTGAAAATAAAGTTCAATAAACCGCCCTGCTTGTTCTTCTGGCAAGGTTCCCAGCCCAATGAGACGAAGGAATGCTGGGTTACACTCTAATAAAGAACCTTCCACAGTTGCCCGATAAATTCCTACATTTAAGCGGTTGAGCAGTGTTTGGAAACGAGCTTCTAAATTTGCTGCTTTCTGGCGAGTTTGCGCTCGTTCTAAAGCAGAGCGAACTGCGGCTGTTAAGCGTACTTGGTGCTGCGGGGACTTCACAACATAGTCATCTAATCCAGACTTCATTGCCTCTACCGCAATCTCTTGAGTACCGCTGTTAGTGAACATAATCACTGGACAGTTAGGATAACGAGCTTTAATTGCTCGTAGCACTTCAATACCATTACTCCAGCGTAATTGATAATCAGTGACTACTAGGTCAAA
This region of Nostoc sp. UHCC 0302 genomic DNA includes:
- a CDS encoding response regulator, which translates into the protein MVRILLIDDNPNDRLLAIRQLEREFVDLQVQQVAIAEELAQALEKEQFDLVVTDYQLRWSNGIEVLRAIKARYPNCPVIMFTNSGTQEIAVEAMKSGLDDYVVKSPQHQVRLTAAVRSALERAQTRQKAANLEARFQTLLNRLNVGIYRATVEGSLLECNPAFLRLIGLGTLPEEQAGRFIELYFQPEDYTELLRQLRQNGEVSDREVQLRRADGSLIWVRVNKTFTKIDGNTIIDGLIEDISDRKRGELEREQLLLREKAARMEAEAEKQNYSLLSEASRLLVSSLDYRTTLTNLANLVIPTLADCCFIDVVEETNPKVFEEPVIAAATPEIEALAIVLRRLYSTSIDADFGIQKVLQTLEPELVTDAPNAFLQATKQDTESLRLMRQLNVQSYMIAPLVARDRKLGAIAFFTTEPNRRYSKTNLAMAEALAHRVATAIDNARLYKQAIDANRIKDEFLAVLSHEIRTPLNPILGWAKLLRSNKLDPQKTAFALETIERNAQLQTKLIEDLLDISRILQGKLSLNVCPVDLANSIRNALETVRLSAEAKAIQIRSELEPSVGQVFGDAGRLQQVVWNLLSNAIKFTPDGGQVEVYLQQVGSLAQILVRDTGKGISRDFLPYVFDTFRQADSSMTRKFGGLGLGLAIVRYLVEMHGGTVLAESLGEGKGATFIVKLPVILSETQVSSEETYATTSWTSAFNGIQILVVDDDPDSLDLVTFVLEDCGAKVSAVSSATEALTTLVQLKPDLLVSDIGMPEMDGYMLLRQIRLLSLEEGGQIPAIALTAYAGEGNEQQAIKAGFQAHIAKPIDPTQLIATIVNLIQKGRQ